The proteins below are encoded in one region of Silene latifolia isolate original U9 population chromosome 2, ASM4854445v1, whole genome shotgun sequence:
- the LOC141634736 gene encoding epi-neemfruitin B 7-O-acetyltransferse L7AT-like, translating into MRPRTNPPLPRDSMGNCVFDIQTKATRQGMAFQELVWEIHGSVSEAKSLVEKFQGVNGAEIIREYRMVAKQIDKECHSNVYRVTSWCKFGLNDADFRFGKLNLMMPVAGKAPKTLRTN; encoded by the coding sequence ATGAGGCCTCGAACAAACCCGCCACTTCCTAGAGACTCAATGGGAAATTGCGTGTTTGACATTCAAACAAAGGCAACGAGACAAGGGATGGCGTTCCAAGAGCTTGTCTGGGAAATCCATGGCTCCGTTTCGGAAGCCAAATCCTTAGTTGAAAAGTTTCAAGGAGTAAATGGAGCAGAAATTATACGTGAATATCGAATGGTCGCAAAGCAAATTGATAAAGAATGTCATTCGAATGTGTATCGCGTTACTAGTTGGTGTAAGTTTGGATTGAATGACGCCGATTTCCGGTTTGGGAAACTGAATTTGATGATGCCAGTTGCTGGGAAAGCTCCAAAGACACTTAGGACTAATTGA